The Pseudomonas nunensis genome includes the window TGATGGTTGGCGCGCCGATGGCGTTGCAAGCCCTGGCCCGCAAGGAGCTGCGACGCCTGCGCGCAGGCGAGCGCCAGGCCTGGCTGATGTGGCTGACCCACGGCACGCTCACCGTGTTGATGCTGACCTTCATCGCCCGCTACAGCGCGTTGCCGGTGTGGCATTACCTGCTGCTGATCAGCGTGCCGGCGCTGTCGATTGCAATGATTCGCTCCTACTATGAACACCGCCCCAACGCCCAGCCCGAGCAACGCACGGTGCTCAATGAAGCCTCGTGGCCGTGGAGTTGGCTGTTCCTGAACAACAACCTGCACCTGGTGCATCACGATTTGCCGAGCTTGCCCTGGTATGACTTGCCCAAGGCTTATCGGGCGCGGCGCGAGCAATGGCTGACGCGCAGTGGCGGTTTTTTGGTGCAGGGTTATGGAGAGTTGTGGCGCCGGCATGGGGTGAGGGCGATCGACAGCCCGCAGCATCCATTTCATTGATCAAAGGTGACTTCCTTGTGGGAGCGAGCTTGCTCGCGAAGGCGGTGTATCAGTCGACATCAATGGTGCCTGACACTCCGCTTTCGCGAGCAAGCCCGCTCCCACAATGGGTTCATTGTTGTATGGGAATAATTTGATGACAGCAAAAATCGCCGAACTGCTGATGTACACCGCCCCCGAGCCCATCCGCCAGGCCAACGAACGCTGGCTGACCCGGATTCTCGAGCGCCTGGACACCACCCGGCAAACCGCCGAAGGCCTGTCGCTGCCAGACCTCTGGCTATCGCCGGACCTGCTGCTGACCCAAACCTGCGGCTATCCGCTGATGACCTTGTTGCGCGATCAGGTCCGGGTGGTCGGCCGCCCACGTTACGAATTGCCGGACAGCAACGGCGGCAACCATTGCAGCCTGCTGCTCAGTCGCGCCGACGATCCACGCCGCAGCTTGCCGGCGTTTTACAACAGTCGCGGGGTGATCAATGACGAAGGCTCCAACAGCGGCATGAACCTGCTGCGCCATCGACTGGCGCCGTTGCACCGCGACGGTCAGTTCTTCGCCAGTGTCGGCATCAGCGGCGCCCATCGCGAAAGCCTGCGTTGGTTGCGCGAAGACCTCGCCGACCTGGCCGCCATCGACAGCGTGACCTTCGCCTACCTGGCGCGACACGCCGAAAAAGAAGTGGCCGGTTTGCGCGTGGTTGCCCGCAGTGCCTTCAGTCCTACCTTGCCTTACATCACCGTCGCGAGCGCGAGCGATGAGCAGATCGAACAGCTTCGGCAGGTGATGAACCAGACGTTGCGCGAGCTGCCGGACGTAGCCGAAATACTCGGTTTGCAAGAAGTGTTGCCCGCGACCCAAAGCGACTATCAAGTGGTGCTGGAGTACCAGCAGGAAGCCGAGACGTTGGGCTATGGACGCTTACGCTGACGGACGCCGTCCCGTAGGAGCGAGGCTTGCCCGCGAAGGCGATCTAACAAGCGCCACATAAATTCCACAATCGAATATAAAAATACCTTTTAAGTATTATTAAAGAATAAGGCTCCCCGGCTAGAATCGCGCCACCGGATCACCGGACATTCAGCGACCCCTAACCCCAGGAGCCCCTATGTCCGGCGCCGACCTTTCCCATCGCAACCACGTGGGCGGATTGTTCCGCGCACATTACCCGTGGTTATGCGCACGGTTGCGCGGGCAACTGGGCGCCAGTGCCGACGTCGAAGACATCGCTTCTGAAACCTTCACGCAACTGCTCGAATCCCCAGGGCTGACGCCAATCCGCGAGCCCCGCGCCTTGCTGACCACCATCGCCCAGCGCTTGATCTACCAGCTCTGGCGCCGCCGCGATCTGGAGCGTCAGCATCTGGAACAACTGCAAAACGCCGATGCCGAGCAAGCACAGTCGCCCGAAGAATTGCTGCAACTGACCCAAACCCTGCATCGCCTCGACCGCAGCCTCGAACGCTTGCCGGGCAAGGTCCGGGCGACGTTCCTGTTGTCGCGCATCGACGGCCTGACTTACCCGCAAATCGCCGCCGAACTGGGCATTTCCCAGCGTTCGGTCAGCGTCTACATGACGCGCACCCAAGCCTTGTGCATCCAGCACAGCGCCAATGAACCCCTAAACCGAACAACCCAGAGGTCCGCATGAGATCGATCAAAACCCTGCTCGGCAGTTCGCTGCTGGCCCTGAGCCTCGTGGCAACGCACGCGCCCGCCGCCGAAAAAACCGCGCCGATCCACTTTGGCGACATCACTTGGGAAAGCGGCAGTTTTATCACTGAAGT containing:
- a CDS encoding sigma-70 family RNA polymerase sigma factor, which gives rise to MSGADLSHRNHVGGLFRAHYPWLCARLRGQLGASADVEDIASETFTQLLESPGLTPIREPRALLTTIAQRLIYQLWRRRDLERQHLEQLQNADAEQAQSPEELLQLTQTLHRLDRSLERLPGKVRATFLLSRIDGLTYPQIAAELGISQRSVSVYMTRTQALCIQHSANEPLNRTTQRSA
- a CDS encoding fatty acid desaturase; translated protein: MSHYFDAAHRAEIETLRQRLTARTEWPTWLLLIGVYVAWFSIVLASERLGLGWSTLLLIPLVVLWLSVQHELLHGHPTRWLALNRLLGYAPFAVWFPYTLYRNSHLLHHHDEDLTVPGRDPESRYLTAKHWQRSSVFKQALHRLNKTVLGRVMVGAPMALQALARKELRRLRAGERQAWLMWLTHGTLTVLMLTFIARYSALPVWHYLLLISVPALSIAMIRSYYEHRPNAQPEQRTVLNEASWPWSWLFLNNNLHLVHHDLPSLPWYDLPKAYRARREQWLTRSGGFLVQGYGELWRRHGVRAIDSPQHPFH
- a CDS encoding phosphate/phosphite/phosphonate ABC transporter substrate-binding protein — translated: MTAKIAELLMYTAPEPIRQANERWLTRILERLDTTRQTAEGLSLPDLWLSPDLLLTQTCGYPLMTLLRDQVRVVGRPRYELPDSNGGNHCSLLLSRADDPRRSLPAFYNSRGVINDEGSNSGMNLLRHRLAPLHRDGQFFASVGISGAHRESLRWLREDLADLAAIDSVTFAYLARHAEKEVAGLRVVARSAFSPTLPYITVASASDEQIEQLRQVMNQTLRELPDVAEILGLQEVLPATQSDYQVVLEYQQEAETLGYGRLR